Proteins encoded within one genomic window of Columba livia isolate bColLiv1 breed racing homer chromosome 1, bColLiv1.pat.W.v2, whole genome shotgun sequence:
- the SCAF11 gene encoding protein SCAF11: MKHRKPCIQDAEGQKHEGIEGEENEEGCSCSTLLYDGDTCPICLNCLLEQEIGFPENCSHTFCMTCILKWAETQASCPVDRRPFQAVCRLDALEEKIKVQVKKQLRRTEEEENCACNKGKYSHVKLRTFVRRVVCPDRGPLTAKLSKAVKKKYSNILFDKRNKKALSVKINKPRRQTCWNECVRTNFFSTLPASGSNEESFFRCRNDCTEFTEVNAAIRQKRQELELSCSSLLARVERIPLMSYGAEAGTFLLTSAAVAGTVLPSNIRPLENFESLGKGYAVACTQEGEEKNQASGSSGPRGTRRKSVNTTPRRRSARNSKNETLSQSRRSPRSGGSACGTPDGNDPSLNKSPSESEKAPPKRKSKRIVKQQSPVVKKKLRSSARSEKSLSDSVEDDDVESEAVLTVNKDQQSDSESDNASLPQKNNAETESANGLENCSEHAEIEGTTGECGKDDDTLGNTDLSASVREPPVLTLAGESQEIEVKDVTEKNEDLENQDICENTLEEMETVAGPRDEICDHAASEKVDQTLCSPQNELTENVETLTGIDQPVASPENELLECQEPLGKDQPLENPRSKLPEHAEAIETVDSEAEEKTAVDCASTNIQNFNVVQDKEPDTLIHSISMDSTSEQSLKENTMPESEEGGTSESPQVNAEHKHFGEDNNEMIPMDCDSFCSDQNEAQMEQLPPVESTEQGEANSVQCDAGNCTSVAGLSDEKDETIPQEAECKLELKDKKARTRRSRFHSPSTTWSPRREGRKSQSPSPKRDVTRDRTSGSPKKETVREGRRSLSRSPKRETPKDEKKAPSRSPKRETARQSRRSSSQSRTKDSSPRQKSRSRSSDRDSQRRDRDRERRSRRSSRSRSRSRSRSRSRTRNRGSSFSRNERDSHSPRWKERWANESWRSPRGNDRYRRSEQEKQNECLKKEKDSAGKNDDQCSADKRRNDCPDWVMERINSVPDARNRERDKPHWEDGRHDNSGHSWNKNFSSGWIPNRGRGQRGRGGRGRGGFMYGDQSENQWQNRKPLSGNSNGSGNETARFPEHQPYKRKNEQDYSFDTPADRSGWTSASSWAVRKTLPADVQNYYSRRGRNSPSPQSGWGMRQEEETPEQDPNSKDQGNQQSDGSQLPVNTMQQQMNVMPPVNVQHQPMSIFPYPVGVHPPMMNMQRSPFSIPPPMPMHLPAGVPLIQVAAPTNLSQGLPPPPPPPPPSQQLNYIASQQDGKQLQGIPNAAHVSNNMGVPALPAPTAVLGNVGTVQGPSAGNATSSSHIKSSNTAVKLGENKANVTVEASADSSKKDQKLLIQEKAAQEVKLAIKPFYQNKDITKEEYKEIVRKAVDKVCHSKSGEVNSAKVANLVKAYVDKYKHSRKKNPEEAVSCERK, encoded by the exons ATGAAGCACAGAAAGCCATGTATTCAAGATGCTGAGGGACAGAAACATGAAGGCATAGAAG gtgaagaaaatgaagaagggTGTTCCTGTTCTACTTTATTGTATGACGGTGACACGTGCCCCATCTGTCTGAACTGCCTTCTAGAACAAGAGATTGGTTTTCCTGAGAACTGCAGTCATACCTTCTGCATGACTTGTATTCTTAAGTGGGCTGAG ACACAGGCTTCATGTCCTGTTGATCGCAGACCATTTCAAGCAGTATGCAGGCTTGATGCATTAGAAGAGAAGATAAAG GTTCAGGTTAAAAAACAATTACGGAGgacagaagaagaggaaaactgtGCCTGCAATAAGGGAAAATATAGCCATGTGAAGCTGAGGACTTTTGTGAG AAGAGTTGTGTGTCCAGACAGAGGGCCATTAACAGCAAAATTAAGCaaagctgtgaagaaaaaataca GTAATATTTTGTTTGACAAACGAAACAAGAAAGCTTTGTCTGTGAAGATAAACAAG CCCAGAAGACAGACCTGCTGGAATGAGTGCGTCAGAACTAATTTCTTCAGCACACTTCCAGCCAGTGGTAGCAATGAAGAATCCTTTTTTAGGTGCAGAAATGACTG TACAGAATTCACAGAAGTCAATGCAGCAATCAGACAGAAGAGACAAGAACTAGAATTGTCCTGTTCATCTCTCCTTGCTCGAGTTGAGAG aattCCTTTAATGTCTTACGGAGCTGAAGCTGGGACCTTTCTTCTCACTTCTGCTGCAGTAGCAGGGACAGTTCTTCCATCAAATATCAGACCTTTGGAAAACTTtg aATCTTTAGGCAAAGGATATGCCGTTGCATGTACccaagaaggagaagagaaaaatcaagctTCTGGTTCATCTGGCCCTAGAGGAACTAGAAGGAAATCAGTTAATACTACTCCTAGAAGAAGGTCTGCACGAAACAGCAAAAATGAGACTCTGAGTCAATCTCGGCGCTCACCTCGGTCAGGCGGTTCTGCGTGCGGTACCCCTGATGGGAATGACCCGTCTCTGAATAAATCTCCTTCAGAATCAGAGAAGGCTCCTCCAAAACGAAAGTCTAAAAGAATAGTAAAACAACAATCACCTGTGgttaaaaagaaactgaggagTTCTGCACGTTCTGAAAAATCGCTCAGTGATTCAGTGGAAGATGATGATGTTGAGTCTGAAGCAGTTCTGACAGTAAATAAAGACCAGCAATCAGATAGTGAAAGCGATAATGCAAGCcttccacagaaaaataatgcagaaacaGAATCTGCTAATGGATTGGAAAACTGTAGTGAACATGCAGAAATTGAGGGAACTACAGGAGAATGTGGCAAAGATGATGATACTTTAGGCAATACGGATCTAAGTGCTTCTGTCCGAGAACCTCCAGTACTAACTTTGGCAGGTGAAAGTCAGGAAATTGAAGTAAAAGatgttactgaaaaaaatgaagatctTGAGAATCAGGACATCTGTGAAAATACTCTTGAAGAAATGGAAACAGTAGCTGGTCCTAGAGATGAGATATGTGACCATGCAGCTTCTGAAAAAGTAGATCAAACGTTGTGTAGTCCTCAGAATGAATTAACGGAGAATGTAGAAACTTTGACAGGAATAGATCAACCTGTTGCTAGTCCAGAAAATGAATTGCTGGAATGTCAAGAACCTTTGGGAAAAGATCAGCCATTAGAAAACCCCAGAAGCAAATTGCCTGAGCATGCAGAAGCCATAGAAACAGTTGATTCTGAGgctgaagaaaaaacagcagtagACTGTGCAAGTACAAATATTCAAAACTTTAATGTTGTTCAGGACAAAGAACCAGATACATTGATACACAGTATTTCTATGGACAGTACATCAGAACAGTCCTTAAAAGAGAACACCATGCCAGAAAGTGAAGAGGGTGGAACTTCAGAGTCACCCCAGGTAAATGCTGAACATAAGCATTTTGGTGAAGATAACAATGAAATGATACCAATGGATTGTGACTCATTTTGCAGTGACCAGAATGAAGCACAGATGGAGCAGTTACCACCAGTTGAAAGTACAGAGCAAGGAGAAGCGAACTCTGTACAGTGTGATGCAGGAAACTGTACATCAGTTGCAGGGCTTTCTGATGAAAAAGATGAAACTATTCCTCAAGAAGCAGAGTGCAAATTAGAACTCAAAGATAAAAAGGCTCGAACTAGAAGGTCTAGGTTTCACTCTCCATCAACAACTTGGTCTCCTAGGAGAGAGGGCAGGAAATCTCAGTCACCATCCCCTAAAAGGGACGTGACCAGAGACAGGACCTCAGGATCACCCAAGAAGGAAACtgtgagggagggaaggagatcTCTATCTCGTTCTCCAAAGAGAGAGACAcccaaagatgaaaaaaaagcaccatCTCGATCTCCCAAAAGGGAAACTGCCAGGCAAAGCAGGAGATCGTCTTCTCAGTCAAGAACTAAGGATTCATCTCCAAGGCAGAAATCTAGATCTCGAAGCAGTGATAGAGATAGTCAAAGAAGAGATCGTGACCgagaaagaagaagtaggagGTCGTCTAGGTCACGGTCACGATCTAGGTCAAGATCACGATCTAGAACAAGAAATAGAGGTTCTTCATTCTCTAGAAATGAGAGGGACAGTCATTCACCTCGATGGAAAGAGAGATGGGCAAATGAAAGCTGGAGGAGTCCCAGAGGAAATGATCGATACAGAAGAAGTgagcaagagaaacagaatgaaTGTCTTAAAAAAGAGAAGGACAGTGCAGGAAAAAATGATGATCAGTGTTCTGCAGACAAGCGGAGAAATGATTGTCCAGACTGGGTGATGGAAAGGATCAACTCTGTGCCTGATGCCAGGAACAGAGAGAGGGATAAACCACACTGGGAAGATGGCAGGCATGATAACTCAGGACACTCTTGGAATAAAAACTTCAGTTCAGGTTGGATTCCAAATCGAGGGAGAGGTCAGCGTGGCCGAGGCGGGCGTGGAAGAGGTGGTTTCATGTATGGAGACCAGAGTGAAAATCAGTGGCAAAATAGAAAACCACTCTCAGGGAACTCAAATGGTTCTGGGAATGAAACTGCAAGGTTCCCAGAACATCAGCCATACAAGCGTAAGAATGAGCAAGATTATTCTTTCGATACACCTGCTGACAGATCTGGGTGGACATCTGCATCCAGCTGGGCTGTAAGAAAGACTTTACCTGCCGATGTGCAGAATTATTATTCAAGAAGAGGACGCAATTCACCAAGCCCGCAGTCCGGATGGGGAATGAGACAAGAAGAGGAGACACCTGAACAAG aTCCAAACTCCAAAGACCAGGGCAACCAGCAGAGTGATGGCTCCCAGTTACCAGTAAATACGATGCAACAACAAATGAATGTAATGCCACCAGTGAATGTACAGCACCAGCCCATGAGTATCTTCCCGTACCCAGTGGGTGTCCATCCTCCCATGATGAACATGCAGCGCAGTCCTTTCAGCATCCCCCCTCCCATGCCCATGCATCTCCCTGCTGGAGTGCCTCTCATACAGGTAGCTGCTCCCACCAATTTGTCTCAGGGATTACCTCCGCCTCCACCTCCACCCCCACCATCTCAACAACTCAACTACATTGCTTCACAGCAAGATGGAAAACAATTGCAG ggTATCCCAAATGCTGCTCATGTAAGTAATAACATGGGCGTTCCAGCCTTGCCTGCTCCGACAGCAGTCCTGGGAAACGTGGGAACAGTTCAGGGACCAAGCGCGGGTAACGCAACATCCTCAAGTCACATCAAAAGCTCTAACACAGCTGTAAAAttgggagaaaacaaagcaaatgtaaCAGTGGAAGCCAGCGCAGATAGCTCCAAGAAGGACCAG aaattgtTAATTCAAGAGAAAGCAGCACAAGAGGTCAAACTAGCTATTAAGCCTTTCTACCAAAATAAAGACATCACTAAAGAAGAGTATAAAGAAATTGTGCGGAAAGCTGTAGATAAA GTTTGTCACAGCAAGAGCGGAGAAGTTAATTCTGCAAAAGTGGCAAATCTAGTGAAAGCGTATGTAGACAAATACAAACATTCACGGAAGAAAAATCCTGAGGAGGCAGTTTCCTGTGAAAGGAAATAG